The Sporosarcina ureae genome includes a region encoding these proteins:
- a CDS encoding isochorismate synthase: MIRKLTDREKTVPATSAESRFFTETLEVETLSPLAFFEAGLSHYGEHRFFWQNADKTVKLVGLGQATVLTAEMDRFQSISSQWATLCEGLIKEEKDINPVLFGGFSFDPHTRQDDEWRAFPAAYFTVPLFQLKIEKGKTYVSINYITEEPQAAADFEALRQERDRLIHIAQVDEFTFQGKPDVIKQTELATERYVDAVEHVTSHIKAQEAEKVVIARKIKLTFEEEFQKAAALHTITNEQSASYHFGLQIGDEMFFGATPERLVEIYNGHAYSACVAGSIERGKTSQEDQRLGEVLLRDKKNREEHQYVVDMITQVFAEFCTSLQVNKTPKLLKVRDIQHLFTPVEGKLANDMDIFRLVEALHPTPALGGVPRQEALEIIREEEQMDRGFYAGPIGWVDSAGNGEFAVAIRSGLLTGNEAYLYAGGGIVADSTPMEEYAETWVKFRPVLRALGGRLHE, translated from the coding sequence ATGATTCGGAAATTAACCGATCGAGAGAAGACGGTTCCGGCAACAAGCGCTGAATCTAGATTTTTTACGGAAACATTGGAAGTGGAAACGCTTAGTCCGCTTGCTTTTTTTGAAGCAGGCCTATCACATTATGGTGAGCATCGTTTCTTCTGGCAGAATGCAGATAAGACAGTAAAGCTTGTCGGTTTGGGTCAGGCTACAGTTTTAACAGCAGAGATGGATCGGTTTCAGTCGATATCTTCACAATGGGCAACGTTATGTGAAGGATTGATTAAGGAAGAAAAAGATATCAATCCAGTGTTGTTTGGCGGATTTTCTTTTGATCCTCATACGCGTCAAGATGATGAGTGGCGTGCTTTTCCGGCTGCTTATTTCACTGTGCCTTTATTCCAATTGAAAATCGAAAAGGGTAAAACGTATGTGTCTATTAATTATATTACAGAGGAACCGCAAGCGGCAGCAGACTTTGAAGCATTGCGTCAAGAACGTGACCGCTTGATCCATATTGCACAAGTTGACGAATTCACGTTTCAAGGAAAGCCAGACGTAATCAAACAAACAGAATTGGCTACGGAACGCTATGTGGACGCGGTCGAGCACGTAACCTCGCATATTAAAGCGCAAGAGGCAGAGAAAGTAGTCATTGCACGTAAAATTAAACTGACTTTCGAAGAAGAATTCCAAAAGGCTGCTGCATTGCATACCATTACCAATGAGCAGTCCGCTAGTTATCACTTTGGCCTGCAAATTGGCGATGAGATGTTCTTCGGTGCGACTCCTGAGCGATTGGTTGAGATTTATAATGGACATGCATATTCAGCGTGTGTAGCAGGTTCTATAGAACGCGGAAAGACGTCTCAAGAAGACCAACGACTTGGTGAAGTGCTATTACGAGATAAAAAAAATCGTGAAGAACATCAATATGTAGTCGATATGATTACACAAGTCTTTGCGGAATTCTGTACATCATTGCAAGTCAATAAAACACCAAAACTTTTGAAGGTACGGGATATACAGCATTTGTTCACACCGGTTGAAGGGAAGCTTGCGAACGACATGGACATATTCCGTTTAGTAGAAGCTCTTCATCCGACACCTGCTTTAGGTGGCGTGCCGCGTCAGGAAGCGCTCGAAATTATCCGCGAAGAAGAGCAAATGGACCGTGGCTTTTATGCCGGACCAATAGGCTGGGTGGATTCTGCAGGTAATGGAGAATTTGCGGTAGCTATCCGTTCTGGATTGCTAACTGGTAATGAAGCCTATTTATATGCTGGTGGCGGTATTGTCGCCGATTCTACACCAATGGAAGAATATGCGGAAACATGGGTGAAATTCCGTCCTGTGTTACGCGCGCTCGGAGGCCGTTTACATGAATGA
- a CDS encoding o-succinylbenzoate--CoA ligase, whose product MMIPNWLMQRAKLTPDASAIVTGQGHWSYRELYEQSLEIAQQLHHLGVQSNSRVALLSQSNDQTVLFIHACWLVSAEIVCLNNRLTEQELRWQIRDSEAKVVLIDDQLQTRLELDDVESLFYSTVRKSERKEFAMQEQWEEDQTLSIMYTSGTTGVPKGVRQTAGNHTSSALASALNLGLTDKDSWLCMMPLFHISGLSIVIRSVIYGMEMRLYEKFDAKEAAAQIIAGRVTAMSVVALTLDQIVRVMETTDSKAHPLFRTMLVGGGPVPLDYLERATACGLPILQTYGMTETCSQTTTLGKADATRKVGSAGKPLFFNQIAIKDTAQPGEVGEVLIKGPHVTPGYIGSQSTRNALTEDGWLATGDAGYLDEEGYLFIVDRRADLIISGGENIYPAEIENILLAHPAIREAGVCGKEDTEWGQVPVAFLVGSVSEDELLEFCSKRLARYKLPKEFRFVEQLPRNASNKLMRFELKKWL is encoded by the coding sequence ATGATGATCCCTAATTGGCTTATGCAACGGGCGAAATTGACGCCTGACGCATCCGCTATAGTTACTGGGCAAGGACACTGGTCATACCGCGAACTATATGAACAATCCCTTGAAATCGCACAACAACTTCATCATCTCGGAGTTCAGTCAAATAGCAGGGTTGCGTTGCTTAGCCAGTCTAATGACCAAACGGTTCTTTTCATCCATGCATGTTGGTTAGTAAGTGCGGAAATAGTCTGTCTGAACAATCGACTGACAGAACAGGAACTACGCTGGCAAATACGCGATTCCGAAGCAAAAGTTGTGCTGATAGATGATCAACTACAGACCCGTCTAGAATTAGATGACGTCGAGAGCCTGTTCTATTCCACAGTTCGGAAGTCTGAACGAAAAGAGTTCGCCATGCAGGAACAGTGGGAAGAAGATCAGACGCTTTCAATTATGTACACTTCAGGCACTACAGGCGTTCCTAAAGGCGTTCGTCAGACAGCAGGCAATCATACGTCGAGCGCACTCGCATCTGCGCTGAATCTCGGGTTGACTGACAAAGATTCATGGCTTTGTATGATGCCGCTATTTCACATAAGTGGTCTATCGATCGTCATTCGCTCCGTGATCTACGGAATGGAAATGCGCCTGTACGAAAAATTTGATGCAAAAGAAGCTGCTGCACAAATTATTGCAGGGCGCGTCACGGCCATGTCGGTCGTTGCCCTGACGTTGGATCAAATTGTTCGTGTGATGGAAACAACGGATAGTAAAGCACATCCACTCTTCCGTACGATGCTCGTTGGTGGGGGACCTGTGCCACTAGATTATTTGGAGCGTGCCACCGCATGTGGACTACCAATACTTCAGACGTACGGTATGACTGAAACATGTTCACAAACGACAACTCTTGGAAAAGCAGATGCCACGCGAAAAGTTGGTTCAGCAGGTAAACCTTTATTTTTCAATCAAATTGCAATTAAAGATACCGCTCAACCAGGTGAAGTAGGTGAAGTGCTCATAAAAGGCCCTCACGTGACGCCAGGTTACATTGGAAGCCAGAGTACACGCAACGCATTGACCGAAGACGGTTGGCTTGCTACAGGGGATGCTGGCTATCTTGACGAGGAAGGTTATTTATTCATCGTCGATCGACGTGCTGATTTAATCATTTCAGGTGGCGAGAATATTTATCCTGCTGAGATTGAAAATATTTTGCTAGCACATCCCGCTATAAGAGAAGCGGGCGTATGTGGTAAAGAAGATACCGAGTGGGGGCAAGTACCTGTTGCATTCCTCGTTGGTTCGGTCAGTGAAGATGAACTGTTGGAATTCTGTTCCAAACGTTTAGCACGATATAAACTACCGAAAGAATTTCGATTCGTAGAGCAATTGCCACGTAATGCATCAAATAAACTGATGCGATTCGAATTGAAAAAATGGTTATAA
- the menH gene encoding 2-succinyl-6-hydroxy-2,4-cyclohexadiene-1-carboxylate synthase yields the protein MTTEVLTIRGIDTHVARYGNKQLPAVVLLHGFTGSTATWRKTIEALMTDYYVIAVDLIGHGKTEAPETMNRYKMEEQIKDLYEVLQKLEIEKTVVIGYSMGGRVALGFTVMYPEKVTSLVLESSSPGLRTSEQQLARRTADAKLADRIEQQGIIEFVDFWQEIPLFQSQKKLSESQQQAVRNERLNQRPIGLANSLRGIGTGSQPSYWQSLEQLSLPVLLLTGSEDVKFESIAQEMMKSLPNAQHETIKDAGHAIHVEKPQQFVTMIKSYLKKM from the coding sequence TTGACGACTGAAGTATTGACAATCAGAGGTATTGATACGCATGTGGCACGATACGGAAATAAGCAATTGCCTGCAGTTGTCCTGTTGCATGGTTTCACAGGTTCAACGGCTACTTGGCGGAAAACGATTGAAGCACTTATGACGGATTATTATGTAATAGCAGTTGATCTGATCGGACATGGCAAGACGGAAGCGCCTGAAACGATGAATCGCTACAAGATGGAAGAACAGATCAAGGATTTGTATGAAGTTTTGCAGAAGCTTGAAATTGAGAAAACGGTGGTAATTGGTTACTCGATGGGAGGGCGTGTTGCCTTAGGTTTTACTGTCATGTATCCCGAAAAGGTAACGAGTCTGGTGCTTGAGAGCAGTTCACCAGGCTTGCGTACGTCAGAACAGCAGCTCGCAAGACGAACAGCAGATGCCAAGCTTGCGGATAGGATAGAGCAGCAGGGGATAATAGAATTCGTTGACTTTTGGCAGGAGATTCCGTTGTTTCAGTCACAGAAGAAGTTATCTGAGTCACAACAGCAAGCAGTGCGTAATGAACGTCTCAATCAACGGCCGATTGGGTTGGCAAACAGTTTACGGGGCATAGGGACGGGCAGTCAGCCTTCTTACTGGCAGTCGCTCGAGCAACTTTCACTTCCTGTTTTATTGCTTACCGGTAGTGAAGATGTGAAATTTGAAAGTATTGCGCAGGAAATGATGAAAAGCCTGCCAAATGCGCAGCATGAAACGATAAAAGACGCGGGGCATGCAATTCACGTGGAAAAACCTCAACAATTTGTTACAATGATAAAGAGTTACCTGAAAAAAATGTAA
- a CDS encoding metal ABC transporter solute-binding protein, Zn/Mn family, translating to MKNRLLLLGAALLLVLSGCTNTTTTEPDDSSSDPLLVYTTVYPLQYFTERIGGEYVDVRSIYPPGTDEHVFEPTQKDMMALAKGDLFFYIGLGLEGFVQKTEKTLQNEDILFVPIADSIDPEELEGGHSHEHGEEEHEDHGHDDHGHEDAIDPHVWISPYLSTKLAEKITQELSDELPEHAESFKKNFDRLYDELEELDRGFKTMADDAPNKTFFVSHAAFGYLADAYGLQQLAVSGLDSQNEPSQKELASLVKDAKEQDIQYILFEQNVSSKLAEVIKKELNAEALTLHNLSVLTEEDIQKEETYFTLMEQNLEVLQKALGN from the coding sequence ATGAAAAATCGTTTGCTGTTGCTTGGTGCCGCTCTACTGCTCGTATTAAGTGGTTGTACCAACACTACGACAACTGAGCCGGATGATTCGTCGTCCGATCCATTACTCGTCTATACGACAGTCTACCCATTGCAATATTTCACTGAACGCATTGGTGGAGAGTATGTTGACGTGAGATCCATTTATCCGCCTGGTACAGATGAGCACGTCTTTGAACCTACACAGAAAGATATGATGGCCTTGGCCAAGGGAGATTTGTTCTTCTATATCGGACTTGGACTTGAAGGTTTTGTACAAAAGACAGAGAAAACGTTGCAGAATGAAGATATTCTGTTTGTTCCGATTGCCGATTCTATCGATCCTGAGGAATTAGAAGGTGGACATTCACACGAACATGGAGAAGAAGAGCATGAAGATCATGGGCATGACGATCACGGGCATGAAGATGCGATCGATCCACATGTTTGGATCTCTCCTTATCTCAGCACGAAGCTGGCAGAGAAAATTACGCAAGAGTTGTCAGATGAATTGCCTGAGCATGCAGAGTCTTTTAAAAAGAACTTTGATAGGTTATATGATGAATTAGAAGAATTAGATCGCGGATTTAAGACAATGGCTGATGACGCACCTAACAAAACATTCTTCGTGTCTCATGCAGCATTTGGCTACTTGGCTGACGCTTACGGATTACAGCAACTCGCAGTATCTGGTCTTGATTCCCAAAATGAACCTTCTCAAAAGGAATTAGCTTCTCTTGTTAAAGATGCGAAAGAGCAAGACATCCAGTATATTTTATTTGAACAAAACGTCAGCTCAAAATTGGCTGAAGTCATCAAAAAAGAACTGAATGCCGAAGCGCTTACTTTGCATAATTTGAGTGTACTTACTGAAGAGGATATCCAAAAAGAAGAAACGTACTTCACTCTCATGGAACAAAATCTGGAAGTACTACAAAAAGCTTTAGGAAACTAA
- the menD gene encoding 2-succinyl-5-enolpyruvyl-6-hydroxy-3-cyclohexene-1-carboxylic-acid synthase produces MNDHETGLTSYVLRLTDTLIRQGAKKAVISPGSRSTPLAYAFTNSKDMQTYMHTDERSAAFYALGLVKATGQPVVLLCTSGTAASNYHPAITEAFYARLPLIVITADRPHELREVGAPQAIDQIRMFGEHVKDSVDFPIPENREDILRYMEQRAVRLLSVAKTAPQGPVHLNVPFREPLLIDLQATAPASRFQQQVVGKLAVTEEMKAVLETSVTQSKKGILVMGEQATTLDKERFWQFAKALQWPVLCDPLSNLRSQVPADCDDLCIDQYDALLKSEVFAENMRPDCVIRFGPQPISKPLLLFLKKTCPETYIVVDDSPNYRDPIGLTTHHLQVSAASIWQQVSVPRERTEYTKQWAKANQISTDVMNEDQHFQQDEGHFVRQFIANLPDGSDVVCSSSMPIRDLDTHFKKTNRDISLFCNRGTNGIDGVVSTALGIQEGRKRTTYLLIGDLAFLHDVNGLIISRLQQTDLTIVLINNNGGGIFSYLPQASIEHHYEQLFGTPTNLTFHPIAAMYEAQYDAVDTTQAFEQAMQTDKTANLRIIEVATVRADNVEAHRSVWREIAKRVERIDD; encoded by the coding sequence ATGAATGATCACGAAACAGGATTGACGAGTTATGTGCTTCGCTTAACGGATACTCTTATTCGGCAAGGTGCGAAAAAGGCGGTTATTAGTCCAGGTTCCAGATCCACACCGCTTGCGTATGCATTTACGAATTCGAAGGATATGCAGACCTATATGCATACCGATGAGCGTTCAGCAGCTTTTTACGCGCTTGGATTAGTGAAGGCAACTGGGCAGCCAGTTGTTTTACTATGTACGTCAGGAACAGCAGCATCGAACTATCATCCTGCAATTACTGAAGCATTTTATGCAAGATTGCCGTTGATCGTCATCACAGCGGATCGTCCACATGAATTGCGTGAAGTAGGGGCTCCACAGGCGATAGATCAAATTCGCATGTTTGGGGAACACGTCAAAGATAGCGTCGATTTTCCTATCCCTGAAAATCGAGAAGACATCTTACGCTATATGGAACAACGTGCAGTTAGACTTCTTTCTGTTGCGAAAACGGCACCACAAGGACCTGTGCACTTGAATGTACCATTTCGAGAACCTCTATTAATTGATTTACAAGCAACCGCGCCTGCCAGCCGGTTCCAACAACAGGTAGTAGGGAAGTTGGCTGTAACGGAAGAAATGAAAGCAGTACTTGAAACGTCCGTTACGCAATCGAAAAAAGGAATACTTGTTATGGGTGAGCAAGCAACTACTCTAGACAAAGAACGTTTCTGGCAGTTTGCTAAAGCACTTCAATGGCCCGTCCTATGCGATCCGTTATCCAATCTACGCTCACAAGTACCGGCAGATTGTGACGATCTTTGTATTGATCAGTATGACGCGTTGTTAAAAAGTGAAGTGTTTGCCGAAAACATGCGACCTGATTGCGTCATACGATTCGGTCCGCAGCCCATTTCTAAACCACTACTCTTGTTTTTAAAGAAGACTTGTCCAGAAACGTATATTGTGGTGGATGATTCACCAAATTATCGTGACCCGATTGGGCTGACTACTCATCATTTGCAAGTGAGTGCAGCAAGTATTTGGCAGCAAGTATCCGTGCCTCGCGAGCGAACTGAGTATACAAAACAGTGGGCTAAAGCCAATCAAATTTCCACAGATGTTATGAACGAAGATCAACATTTCCAGCAAGATGAAGGGCACTTCGTTCGTCAGTTCATTGCCAATTTACCGGATGGCTCGGATGTAGTTTGCAGCAGTAGTATGCCGATTCGGGACTTGGATACTCATTTCAAAAAGACGAATCGTGATATTTCATTGTTCTGCAATCGAGGGACGAATGGGATTGATGGGGTAGTCTCGACTGCTCTTGGTATTCAAGAAGGCCGCAAACGTACAACGTATTTATTAATTGGAGATTTGGCGTTTTTGCATGACGTCAATGGACTGATCATTTCTCGTTTACAGCAAACCGATTTGACGATTGTTCTAATTAATAACAATGGCGGTGGAATTTTCTCTTATTTGCCGCAAGCTTCTATTGAACATCATTATGAGCAATTATTTGGGACACCCACTAATTTAACGTTCCATCCTATCGCAGCGATGTATGAGGCGCAATACGATGCGGTCGATACGACACAAGCATTTGAACAGGCAATGCAAACAGATAAAACAGCTAATCTACGCATCATTGAAGTGGCGACAGTGCGTGCAGACAATGTGGAAGCGCATCGTTCTGTGTGGCGGGAAATCGCGAAGAGGGTGGAACGCATTGACGACTGA
- the menB gene encoding 1,4-dihydroxy-2-naphthoyl-CoA synthase: MTRQWETLRTYDDIKYEMYNGIAKITINRPEVRNAFRPKTVMELIDAFSRARDDQRIGVIVLTGEGEKAFCSGGDQSVRGHGGYVGDDEIPRLNVLDLQRLIRVIPKPVVAMVAGYAIGGGHVLHVVCDLTIAADNARFGQTGPTVGSFDAGYGSGYLARIIGHKKAREIWYLCRQYDAQEALDMGLVNTVVPYERLEDETVQWCEEMLAKSPTALRFLKAAMNADTDGLAGLQQLAGDATLLYYTTDEAKEGRDAFKEKRKPDFDQFPRFP, translated from the coding sequence ATGACCCGTCAATGGGAAACGCTTCGTACATATGATGATATCAAGTACGAAATGTACAATGGTATCGCAAAAATTACGATTAATCGTCCGGAAGTACGCAACGCATTCCGTCCGAAAACCGTAATGGAACTAATCGATGCATTTTCACGCGCAAGAGATGATCAGCGAATTGGAGTGATCGTGTTAACTGGTGAAGGAGAGAAAGCGTTCTGTTCAGGAGGCGATCAATCTGTTCGTGGTCACGGTGGATATGTTGGAGATGACGAAATTCCACGCTTGAACGTCTTGGATCTTCAGCGTTTAATTCGCGTTATTCCAAAGCCAGTTGTCGCAATGGTTGCAGGATACGCAATCGGTGGCGGTCACGTGCTACATGTAGTGTGTGACTTAACCATCGCTGCAGACAATGCACGTTTCGGACAAACAGGACCTACTGTGGGCTCATTTGACGCAGGATATGGTTCAGGATACCTTGCACGCATTATAGGTCATAAAAAAGCACGTGAAATCTGGTACCTATGCCGTCAATACGACGCACAAGAAGCACTTGATATGGGCTTAGTCAACACAGTGGTTCCTTATGAGCGGCTTGAAGACGAAACCGTTCAATGGTGTGAAGAAATGCTAGCCAAGAGTCCAACTGCACTTCGCTTCTTGAAAGCAGCGATGAATGCCGATACAGACGGCTTGGCTGGACTTCAGCAATTAGCTGGTGACGCTACATTGCTTTATTACACAACGGATGAAGCGAAAGAAGGACGCGATGCGTTTAAAGAAAAGCGTAAACCAGACTTCGATCAATTCCCACGTTTCCCTTAA